In Elusimicrobiaceae bacterium, a genomic segment contains:
- a CDS encoding Rne/Rng family ribonuclease, with translation MNKNVEEAPKVEVLVNTSFEETRIAILENDRINELIWERRGSLNIVGNIYKATVENVLPGISSAFANIGYEKNAYLYISDILGADRKNIDKALKKGQQIMVQVVKDAIGTKGMKVTMDVTLPGRYLVLTPHQSFVGVSKNIEDSEARHKLNDIMQELAEKHLNGMGCIVRTEAEEATKDELEREVKYLYRQWQSIMKKFETLPSPALLHEDMDAVLQVARDVLSENAKVYLLDNKKDYERVLDFVKKNSPELEDRVKLYKGKTPIFEAYGVEPEIDNLRKIKLPLPNGGSIIIQEAESLCAIDVNTGKFTGNKSQEETVTQTNIEAAQEIAHQLRLRNIGGIIVIDFIDMRKASSRHRVVEALSNAVRGDRAKIRILPITRLGLVEMTRERKRESTGSFISEECPQCHGSGRVLSAESMRIKIQREIYDLTNGRPGGNLRVVLHPVLAESIKEKQADIEENIHRSLKIQSDPQLAWEDYKIVLE, from the coding sequence ATGAATAAAAATGTAGAAGAAGCGCCGAAGGTAGAGGTATTGGTCAATACTTCTTTCGAAGAAACGCGCATTGCAATTTTAGAAAATGACCGTATTAATGAACTGATTTGGGAACGTCGCGGGTCCCTCAACATTGTGGGCAATATTTATAAGGCCACAGTAGAAAACGTGTTGCCGGGTATTTCCAGTGCGTTTGCCAATATCGGTTATGAAAAAAATGCCTATTTATACATTTCCGATATTTTAGGAGCCGATCGTAAAAACATCGATAAGGCGCTTAAAAAAGGCCAGCAAATCATGGTGCAAGTGGTAAAAGATGCTATCGGCACCAAAGGCATGAAAGTAACCATGGATGTTACGTTGCCCGGTCGGTATTTAGTGCTTACGCCGCACCAGAGTTTTGTGGGAGTTTCTAAAAATATCGAAGACAGTGAAGCCCGCCATAAACTCAATGATATCATGCAAGAGTTGGCTGAAAAACATTTGAATGGAATGGGTTGTATTGTTCGTACCGAAGCAGAAGAAGCTACCAAAGATGAATTGGAACGTGAAGTAAAGTATCTGTATCGCCAATGGCAGTCCATTATGAAAAAATTTGAAACACTGCCTTCTCCGGCTTTGTTACATGAGGATATGGATGCGGTGTTGCAGGTGGCGCGCGATGTACTGAGCGAAAATGCAAAAGTATATTTGTTAGATAACAAGAAAGATTATGAACGGGTGTTGGATTTTGTAAAGAAAAATTCCCCGGAATTAGAGGACCGCGTCAAACTCTATAAGGGCAAAACGCCGATTTTTGAAGCATACGGTGTGGAACCCGAAATTGATAATTTACGTAAAATTAAACTGCCCTTACCCAATGGCGGCAGTATTATTATTCAAGAAGCAGAGAGTTTATGCGCTATTGACGTTAACACCGGAAAATTTACAGGTAATAAATCCCAAGAAGAAACCGTTACGCAAACCAATATTGAGGCGGCTCAAGAGATTGCCCACCAATTACGTTTGCGCAATATCGGCGGGATTATTGTAATTGATTTTATTGATATGCGCAAAGCCTCCAGCCGCCACCGCGTGGTAGAAGCGTTGTCTAATGCCGTGCGCGGGGATCGTGCGAAAATACGTATCTTGCCTATTACCCGTCTGGGACTGGTGGAAATGACGCGCGAGCGTAAGCGCGAAAGCACAGGTAGTTTTATTAGCGAAGAATGCCCTCAATGTCATGGTTCGGGGCGGGTGCTTTCTGCGGAAAGTATGCGTATTAAAATACAGCGCGAAATTTATGATTTAACCAATGGTCGCCCGGGTGGTAATTTGCGAGTAGTATTGCATCCGGTACTGGCCGAATCTATCAAAGAAAAGCAAGCGGATATTGAAGAAAATATCCATCGTTCGCTTAAAATTCAGTCTGATCCGCAACTGGCGTGGGAAGATTATAAAATCGTATTAGAGTAA
- a CDS encoding DUF2344 domain-containing protein yields the protein MINAPKIYKIRVTFAVDQDLDHKQVVVALRNRVLRSGLPFEPAKVNPSWPRLAYGPALGHGQRSVGEIADLYFSAPVSAEQVQAQLVPSASDGLRILRVQRVPYALPSVSHLAEVVKYRAQGDFASYAPAVGAETFFRGKHLYVTMQAPNGMTMQQDLKPFVLSVAQPQPDQLELWLQKSADKMAKPEEVVAAWLQVSVPTETVFALPGIEFIREALYWRDSSGELHAI from the coding sequence ATGATAAATGCCCCAAAAATTTATAAAATACGAGTAACGTTTGCTGTGGACCAAGATTTGGACCACAAGCAGGTTGTTGTCGCTTTGCGCAATCGAGTATTGCGCAGTGGGTTGCCGTTTGAGCCCGCAAAAGTAAATCCAAGTTGGCCCCGTTTGGCGTATGGCCCTGCCTTAGGACACGGACAACGCAGTGTGGGCGAAATAGCGGACCTGTATTTTTCTGCTCCGGTTTCCGCAGAGCAGGTACAGGCCCAGTTAGTCCCTTCTGCTTCGGACGGATTGCGCATTTTGCGTGTACAGCGTGTGCCGTACGCGTTGCCTTCCGTAAGCCATTTGGCAGAAGTTGTGAAGTACCGTGCGCAAGGAGATTTTGCCAGTTATGCTCCGGCGGTCGGCGCGGAAACATTTTTCCGCGGAAAACATTTATATGTAACAATGCAGGCGCCAAACGGTATGACGATGCAGCAAGATTTGAAACCGTTTGTGTTATCCGTGGCACAGCCACAGCCTGATCAATTGGAATTATGGTTGCAAAAGAGCGCCGATAAAATGGCTAAGCCGGAGGAAGTAGTAGCGGCTTGGTTACAAGTATCGGTGCCAACAGAAACAGTGTTTGCCCTACCGGGCATTGAATTTATTAGAGAAGCACTATATTGGCGAGATAGCAGTGGAGAGTTACACGCCATTTAG
- a CDS encoding rod shape-determining protein RodA: MVHYKSTTRKSTLDIVLFGAMLLLALLGALCIMSAVNTLSLSNPVVRTHLIAVPVGLMAFFVGWSFNYQIFDEQWKGLYGIILALLVGVLLFGSYQRGSRSWFVLPLFSFQPAELCRVLIILVSAAFLDRQGRRIRDMRTLFLLGCLVLPVFGLIMLQPDFSSIVITFPALLALLYCAGINVFYLALVAMFALVAGMFTIAWTYFYLHPALRDYWLIDAFCRLSVSPLYICGFCLLVMVGGYVAWQLCKQLRLFIPSFYFVLATLVILAGFAAGVFVDKQIKPYQRKRVEAFLAPQSDPKGASYNVLQAQIAMGSGGIWGKGLFSGTQSRLGFVPEKHTDFILAVVGEELGLWGTLLVLGLYVLILWRISLIAYIASDRYGYLVCSGIFGMFLTYMLINFGMLIGLFPVAGIPLPFISYGGSNLVSSMLALGVVQSVYARRITSGG; this comes from the coding sequence ATGGTCCATTATAAATCTACTACTCGTAAAAGCACACTAGACATTGTTTTATTTGGGGCCATGTTGTTACTGGCGCTATTAGGGGCTCTATGTATTATGTCTGCGGTCAATACGCTTAGTTTATCCAATCCGGTAGTGCGCACGCATTTGATAGCGGTGCCGGTGGGATTGATGGCTTTTTTTGTGGGTTGGAGTTTTAACTATCAAATTTTTGATGAACAATGGAAAGGTCTGTACGGAATAATTTTAGCCTTACTGGTGGGTGTTTTGTTGTTTGGGAGTTACCAGCGTGGAAGCCGTTCTTGGTTTGTGTTGCCCTTATTTTCTTTTCAGCCGGCTGAATTATGTCGTGTCTTAATAATTTTGGTGTCGGCAGCTTTTTTGGATAGACAAGGCCGGCGCATTCGCGATATGCGCACGCTGTTCTTGTTGGGGTGCTTAGTACTGCCTGTATTTGGACTGATTATGCTACAGCCGGATTTTTCATCTATTGTTATTACATTTCCGGCTTTGCTGGCATTGTTATATTGTGCGGGAATTAATGTTTTCTATTTAGCTTTGGTAGCGATGTTTGCGCTAGTGGCAGGTATGTTTACGATTGCGTGGACTTATTTTTATTTACATCCTGCTTTGCGAGATTATTGGTTGATAGATGCTTTTTGCCGGCTAAGTGTTAGTCCCTTGTATATATGTGGATTTTGCTTGTTGGTGATGGTGGGGGGATATGTTGCTTGGCAGCTATGTAAACAGTTGCGCCTCTTTATTCCTTCTTTCTATTTTGTATTGGCTACACTGGTCATCTTGGCCGGATTTGCGGCCGGCGTATTTGTAGACAAACAAATTAAACCTTATCAGCGCAAACGGGTGGAGGCTTTTTTGGCCCCGCAATCTGATCCTAAAGGAGCTTCGTATAATGTGTTGCAGGCTCAAATTGCAATGGGATCTGGCGGTATTTGGGGGAAAGGTTTATTTTCCGGAACGCAGTCACGTTTAGGGTTTGTGCCGGAAAAACATACTGATTTTATTTTGGCGGTAGTGGGGGAAGAATTAGGATTATGGGGTACGCTACTTGTATTGGGATTATATGTACTGATTTTGTGGCGTATTTCATTAATTGCCTATATAGCAAGCGACCGATATGGGTATTTGGTGTGTAGCGGTATTTTTGGCATGTTTTTAACGTATATGTTAATTAATTTTGGTATGCTTATCGGACTTTTTCCGGTAGCAGGAATCCCGTTGCCATTTATTTCGTATGGGGGGTCCAACTTAGTGTCAAGCATGCTGGCACTGGGAGTGGTGCAGTCTGTTTATGCACGGCGCATTACTTCCGGCGGATAA
- the mrdA gene encoding penicillin-binding protein 2 translates to MPVTKLIFNNRLRILLTLALLAGGVIALRLIDIQLLRHNRYLQLAERNRTQILYQTAPRGQIFTADGKAIAANAPSFNLYYLGSGPKETDYLEQLAKDLAPRLGVEQEAVSDKLQQAIRSGKAVALAENLSPKSAIALKELQLYYPGIYLIEGNKRAYPYGSVASHLVGYLGSMEGQEWKNRDLSLDYRLNAKIGKNGLEKKFEKEMKGLDGGVYLEVDYRGRVKRVIEDRKWRSGADVYLTLNYDVQRAAEIGLKNSPTGRGAAVAIDPRSGAILALATAPAFDPALFVPYSDEGETKSRKISEYNLAVQGIYPPASTFKVITAIAAIEKGDFDPHKIIYCPGHYDAGSRVFKCWSTHGPVDFFGGMAGSCDVYFYTLAAQIGPAAIEKVQRMFQFGQPTGIDLPGEKSGNLYGPTRRARNRSYWFIGDTLNLSIGQGELLVTPIKMAQYAAALASRGKVWKPYYLDRVVDSNNGKILAQGTSEQIGQVDIQPSTWDLVYKALKNTVENGTARRVHIPGLDVYGKTGTAQNPHGADHGWFLAFAGRPGKEPELAVAVFVEFGKSGSSVAGPIARQMIEAYFRTEETTQLVEEFLGD, encoded by the coding sequence ATGCCGGTAACAAAACTTATATTCAACAATCGTTTACGTATCCTGCTCACGCTGGCCTTGCTGGCGGGGGGAGTGATTGCGTTACGTTTGATAGATATTCAGTTACTCAGGCATAATCGTTATTTGCAACTGGCGGAACGAAACCGTACGCAAATTCTGTACCAGACGGCTCCTCGCGGACAGATTTTTACCGCCGACGGTAAGGCGATTGCAGCCAATGCCCCCAGTTTTAATTTATACTACTTGGGGTCCGGCCCCAAAGAAACGGACTACCTAGAGCAACTAGCGAAAGATTTGGCCCCGCGTTTAGGAGTTGAACAAGAAGCGGTGTCCGATAAATTACAACAAGCCATTCGCAGCGGAAAAGCCGTTGCTTTGGCAGAAAATTTATCGCCCAAAAGTGCCATCGCCCTAAAAGAATTACAATTGTACTATCCCGGTATTTATTTGATTGAGGGAAACAAACGGGCTTATCCGTACGGTTCGGTGGCCAGCCACTTGGTAGGGTACTTGGGTAGTATGGAGGGGCAGGAATGGAAGAACCGTGATTTATCTTTAGATTATCGCCTCAATGCTAAAATAGGTAAGAACGGATTAGAGAAAAAATTTGAGAAAGAAATGAAAGGTCTAGACGGGGGAGTGTACTTAGAAGTTGATTATAGAGGACGTGTTAAAAGAGTGATTGAAGACCGGAAATGGCGTAGTGGGGCGGATGTCTATTTAACATTAAATTACGATGTGCAACGCGCGGCTGAAATCGGATTAAAAAACTCTCCGACGGGGCGAGGTGCCGCGGTGGCAATCGATCCGCGAAGCGGTGCTATCTTGGCTTTAGCGACAGCTCCGGCTTTCGATCCGGCCCTATTTGTTCCTTATTCTGATGAAGGAGAGACAAAATCCAGAAAAATCAGCGAGTATAATTTGGCCGTACAAGGTATCTATCCGCCCGCTTCCACTTTTAAGGTAATTACCGCCATTGCCGCGATTGAAAAAGGGGATTTTGACCCGCACAAGATTATTTATTGCCCGGGCCATTATGATGCCGGTTCACGCGTGTTTAAGTGTTGGAGTACGCACGGCCCGGTGGACTTTTTTGGTGGAATGGCCGGTTCCTGCGATGTTTATTTTTATACTTTGGCTGCGCAAATAGGTCCGGCCGCGATTGAAAAAGTGCAACGAATGTTTCAGTTTGGGCAGCCTACGGGAATTGATTTGCCCGGGGAAAAATCCGGTAATTTGTATGGTCCGACTCGTCGCGCGCGTAACCGTTCGTATTGGTTTATAGGGGATACCTTAAATCTATCTATCGGTCAAGGGGAACTGTTGGTAACGCCCATTAAGATGGCACAATATGCGGCCGCGCTTGCCAGCCGCGGCAAGGTGTGGAAACCCTATTATTTAGACCGGGTAGTAGATTCGAATAACGGAAAAATACTGGCACAAGGAACGAGCGAACAAATTGGGCAGGTGGATATTCAACCCTCTACGTGGGATTTAGTGTATAAAGCCCTTAAAAACACGGTTGAAAACGGTACAGCCCGTCGGGTGCACATTCCGGGATTAGACGTGTATGGCAAAACAGGTACGGCTCAAAATCCGCACGGCGCGGACCACGGTTGGTTTTTGGCTTTTGCCGGCAGACCCGGAAAAGAGCCGGAATTAGCGGTAGCTGTTTTTGTGGAGTTTGGCAAAAGCGGTTCCTCGGTGGCAGGCCCTATTGCCCGTCAAATGATAGAAGCCTATTTCCGTACGGAAGAGACCACACAGTTGGTAGAGGAGTTTTTAGGAGATTAA
- the mreD gene encoding rod shape-determining protein MreD — protein sequence MLKTILKLMLLFWAATILHWGCLALLGAWGISVNVMLVFVMAVCACLKPEYGYPTAFICGLFLDFFGVKLFGHNAFVFMWCAVAVYSLEKRVDLEAVVPQVVSAFVLGLLAAVFNGVLLKFFVGLSTWNGWWPFVSAIILTALIAPAIFWAVRRTFPIRTKNY from the coding sequence ATGCTCAAAACAATTCTTAAATTAATGCTACTTTTTTGGGCGGCCACCATCTTGCATTGGGGCTGTTTGGCCTTGTTGGGAGCATGGGGCATTAGCGTCAATGTCATGCTGGTTTTTGTGATGGCAGTGTGCGCGTGTTTGAAACCGGAATATGGATATCCGACGGCATTTATTTGCGGCCTGTTTTTAGATTTTTTCGGAGTGAAATTATTTGGTCATAACGCTTTTGTGTTTATGTGGTGTGCAGTGGCAGTGTATAGTTTGGAGAAGAGAGTAGATTTGGAAGCAGTGGTGCCGCAAGTGGTATCTGCTTTCGTGTTGGGTTTGTTGGCTGCTGTGTTTAACGGAGTACTACTCAAATTTTTTGTAGGTCTTTCTACTTGGAATGGTTGGTGGCCGTTTGTGAGTGCAATTATCTTAACAGCCTTGATAGCTCCGGCTATTTTTTGGGCGGTGCGCCGCACCTTTCCGATAAGAACGAAAAATTACTAA
- a CDS encoding rod shape-determining protein MreC, protein MKQAKRSAKKSVVTVRSRRVLPAVGILLSLLLMLLPLEGPIASVKMILSYIFIPQIRASHESVEYAASVWGSVHELLNTHQENIELKEQLSRMQLENAQAREAMQENQRLSGALQLRAPHSWKGIWAKTAYREPSQWNSVVIDKGREEGILPRAAAIVYQEGQPVLAGVVLESNEHTAKVLLVRDEDFSAAVYISPSQEEALLSGAGPAELKLSYLPLLSKVQEGELVYTSASSSIFPAGILVGKVHVVERKENTSSSVSARVEPAAEGRVIRELFILVPSLGEN, encoded by the coding sequence ATGAAACAGGCAAAACGTTCCGCGAAAAAAAGTGTAGTTACGGTGCGTTCCCGCAGAGTATTACCTGCGGTAGGGATTTTGTTGTCTTTATTACTTATGTTGTTGCCTTTAGAAGGCCCTATTGCATCGGTAAAAATGATTTTGTCTTACATATTTATTCCGCAAATACGTGCCTCACATGAAAGCGTGGAATATGCTGCTTCAGTGTGGGGTAGTGTACACGAATTACTAAATACCCATCAAGAAAATATTGAGCTTAAAGAGCAGTTGAGCCGCATGCAACTTGAAAATGCGCAGGCGCGCGAGGCTATGCAAGAAAATCAGCGCTTGAGCGGTGCCTTGCAATTACGTGCGCCCCACTCTTGGAAAGGAATTTGGGCTAAAACCGCATATCGGGAGCCCAGCCAGTGGAATAGTGTGGTAATTGATAAAGGGCGTGAGGAGGGGATTTTGCCGCGCGCGGCAGCTATTGTGTATCAGGAAGGCCAGCCGGTGTTGGCCGGAGTGGTGTTGGAATCAAATGAACACACAGCAAAAGTGTTATTGGTGCGGGATGAAGATTTTTCAGCGGCGGTTTATATCTCGCCTTCTCAAGAAGAGGCGTTACTAAGCGGAGCGGGGCCTGCGGAGTTAAAACTGAGTTACTTACCCTTGCTCTCTAAAGTACAAGAAGGGGAACTGGTATATACTTCCGCCTCTAGCAGTATTTTTCCCGCAGGAATTTTGGTAGGTAAAGTGCATGTGGTAGAAAGAAAGGAAAATACATCCTCTTCCGTAAGCGCACGTGTAGAGCCTGCGGCAGAAGGACGAGTAATTCGTGAATTATTTATCTTGGTGCCTTCTTTGGGGGAGAATTAA
- a CDS encoding rod shape-determining protein — MVLDYLGGLFSSDLGMDLGTANCLIYVKDKGIVLREPSVVAVERETGEVKAVGAKAKQMLGRTPANIIAVRPLKNGVIADFEVTQEMIRYFIRKVHSRSSLLRPRIVIGIPSDITGVERRAVDDAARQAGAREVYLIEEPMASAMGADLPIAEPHASMIVDIGGGTTEVAVISLGGMVVAKSIDVAGDELTECIVQYFRKKYNLIIGETTAEEVKINLGSVYPLKEEKSMAVKGRDQTQGLPRTLTVTSEEIRQALMEPVRSIIDIIKTTLEETPPELAADLVDRGLVVAGGGSLLRGITDLIRKETDIPVHRAADPLSCVALGTGRFLEQLNEKGSRFFNNRNKSY, encoded by the coding sequence ATGGTGCTAGACTATCTGGGCGGTTTATTTTCTTCAGACCTGGGGATGGACCTCGGCACAGCCAACTGTCTGATTTATGTTAAGGACAAAGGCATCGTGTTGCGGGAACCGTCTGTAGTGGCTGTAGAAAGAGAAACCGGTGAAGTAAAAGCGGTAGGAGCGAAAGCCAAGCAGATGTTGGGCCGTACGCCCGCGAACATTATTGCTGTGCGTCCCTTGAAAAACGGCGTCATTGCTGATTTTGAAGTGACGCAAGAAATGATTCGCTACTTTATCCGCAAAGTACATAGCCGCAGCAGTTTATTGCGGCCCCGGATTGTAATTGGCATTCCCTCTGATATTACCGGCGTAGAAAGACGGGCTGTGGATGACGCAGCCCGCCAAGCCGGTGCGCGGGAAGTCTACTTAATTGAAGAGCCTATGGCCTCTGCGATGGGAGCGGATTTGCCCATTGCGGAACCGCATGCCAGCATGATTGTGGATATCGGCGGCGGTACTACGGAAGTAGCCGTTATTTCTTTAGGCGGCATGGTGGTGGCTAAATCTATTGATGTGGCCGGCGACGAACTGACGGAATGCATCGTGCAATACTTCCGTAAAAAATACAATTTGATTATCGGAGAAACGACAGCCGAAGAAGTGAAAATAAACTTAGGCTCTGTTTATCCGCTCAAAGAAGAAAAATCTATGGCAGTGAAAGGACGCGACCAGACGCAAGGTTTGCCGCGTACTTTAACCGTCACTTCAGAGGAAATCCGTCAAGCCTTGATGGAGCCGGTTCGTTCCATTATAGACATTATTAAGACTACTTTGGAAGAAACCCCGCCGGAATTAGCAGCTGACCTAGTGGACAGAGGCTTAGTAGTGGCAGGTGGTGGTAGTTTGCTGCGCGGTATTACGGATTTGATCCGCAAAGAAACTGATATTCCTGTACATCGTGCGGCAGATCCTTTGAGTTGTGTAGCGTTAGGTACCGGCCGCTTCTTGGAACAGTTAAACGAGAAAGGTTCGCGTTTCTTTAACAACAGAAACAAATCTTATTAA
- the rplQ gene encoding 50S ribosomal protein L17 encodes MIKNTGYRKLGKTSSHKNAMLKNMATSIILHEEVKTTLPKAKEVRRVVEGLITLAKANNHLAVKDTLKDKDAYKKLFDVLAARYQNRAGGFTRIYRAGVRQGDNAQVAIIKLVD; translated from the coding sequence ATGATTAAAAATACCGGATACCGTAAACTCGGCAAAACTTCTTCTCACAAGAATGCGATGCTTAAAAATATGGCTACCAGCATTATCTTGCACGAAGAAGTCAAAACCACGTTGCCTAAAGCTAAAGAAGTGCGCCGCGTGGTAGAAGGCTTGATTACTTTGGCTAAAGCCAACAATCACTTAGCCGTCAAAGATACATTGAAAGATAAAGACGCCTACAAGAAATTGTTTGATGTGTTGGCGGCTCGTTATCAAAACCGCGCGGGTGGATTTACCCGCATTTATCGTGCGGGTGTTCGCCAAGGCGACAACGCACAAGTGGCCATTATTAAATTGGTGGACTAA
- a CDS encoding DNA-directed RNA polymerase subunit alpha — translation MAFNELVLPQKIQLDEKTASDRYGKFTAEPYESGYGHTVGNSLRRILLSGMEGAAVTAVRISGAIHEFTTLPNVREDVINILLNLKQLRIKMDHKNREYVTLSATKAGPVTAADIEEVDGVSIINKDLQLATLEVGGSLEMEIEISRGKGYVPAEDLAKIQRPAGFIPVDALFSPIVKVHYDVEPARVGQKTDYDRLILEITTDGTLEPARALHRAAVLLSGSLHIFTIEGEEPGTVAVSTAADMQTEPISMTGSVSGATPVNSKLEDTLNQSIEFIELSSRSINCLKSENVNTVRDLVKMTEDDLKMIKNFGAKSMDEIKERLSEMNLTLGMKI, via the coding sequence ATGGCTTTTAATGAATTAGTTCTTCCCCAGAAAATTCAATTGGATGAAAAAACAGCTTCGGACCGCTACGGTAAGTTTACCGCCGAGCCCTACGAAAGCGGCTATGGCCATACAGTAGGAAATTCCTTGCGCCGGATTTTACTTTCCGGTATGGAAGGAGCAGCTGTTACAGCCGTACGCATCAGCGGGGCCATTCACGAATTTACCACGCTGCCTAACGTGCGGGAAGACGTTATCAACATCTTGCTCAATTTGAAACAATTGCGCATTAAGATGGACCACAAAAACCGCGAATATGTTACCTTGTCTGCTACTAAAGCCGGCCCGGTAACCGCTGCCGATATTGAAGAAGTGGACGGCGTAAGCATTATTAACAAAGACTTACAACTGGCCACCTTGGAAGTAGGCGGAAGCTTGGAAATGGAAATTGAAATTTCCCGCGGTAAGGGATACGTTCCTGCAGAAGATTTGGCCAAAATCCAACGCCCTGCTGGTTTTATTCCTGTAGATGCGCTGTTCTCTCCGATTGTGAAAGTGCACTACGATGTAGAACCGGCCCGCGTCGGACAGAAAACCGACTATGACCGCTTGATCTTGGAAATCACCACTGACGGTACCTTAGAGCCGGCCCGTGCTTTGCACCGCGCCGCGGTATTGCTCTCTGGCTCCTTGCATATTTTCACCATTGAAGGTGAAGAACCGGGCACCGTGGCTGTCAGCACGGCTGCTGATATGCAAACGGAACCGATTTCTATGACCGGCAGTGTCAGCGGGGCCACTCCCGTCAATTCCAAATTGGAAGACACGTTAAACCAGTCAATCGAATTTATTGAGCTTTCTTCTCGCTCTATTAATTGCTTGAAATCCGAAAACGTCAACACGGTACGTGATTTGGTCAAAATGACCGAAGACGACTTGAAGATGATTAAGAATTTCGGTGCTAAATCAATGGACGAAATTAAAGAAAGACTCAGTGAAATGAATTTGACACTGGGTATGAAAATTTAG
- the rpsD gene encoding 30S ribosomal protein S4 — MSRNTEASCKKCRKLDCKLFLKGTKCYTNCVIDKLASAKLRGGKAAGKVRRAKLSEYGVRLQEKQKARFQSGMSEIPFRNMFDKAAKLQGQTGENFLRLLETRLDNIVRRIGFAVSLKTARQLVLHGAVTVNGKAVNVPSFQVKPGDKVVLNSALAENAMIKQGLLETEKRNQRPSFLEYDAEKLTGKLLRWPDRAEMSYPVNEQLIVEYYSK; from the coding sequence ATGTCTAGAAATACTGAAGCTAGCTGCAAAAAATGCAGAAAATTAGATTGCAAATTGTTCCTCAAAGGAACCAAATGCTATACCAACTGCGTCATCGATAAATTGGCTTCCGCCAAATTGCGCGGTGGGAAAGCTGCCGGCAAAGTACGCCGCGCTAAATTATCCGAGTATGGTGTGCGCTTGCAAGAAAAACAGAAAGCACGCTTCCAATCCGGCATGTCGGAAATTCCGTTCCGCAACATGTTTGATAAAGCGGCTAAATTGCAAGGACAAACCGGTGAAAATTTCTTGCGTTTGCTAGAAACCCGCTTGGACAACATCGTGCGCCGCATTGGTTTTGCTGTGTCACTCAAAACAGCTCGCCAATTGGTATTGCATGGTGCTGTAACCGTTAACGGGAAAGCCGTCAATGTGCCTTCTTTCCAAGTAAAACCGGGCGACAAAGTGGTTTTGAATTCCGCTTTGGCTGAAAATGCCATGATTAAGCAAGGGTTGTTGGAAACTGAAAAACGCAATCAACGCCCCAGCTTCTTGGAATATGACGCCGAAAAATTGACCGGCAAATTGCTGCGCTGGCCGGATCGGGCAGAAATGTCCTATCCCGTCAATGAACAGCTCATTGTAGAATACTACTCTAAATAA
- the rpsK gene encoding 30S ribosomal protein S11 — translation MAEEKETQTTAAETKAPAAAKGKKKNAKAPAFGVVHIYCSFNNTIVTVSDDKGNTIAWSTAGSHGFKGTKKSTPFAAQITCNKAAEKAVALGMREVAVKVCGPGQGRETAVRAVQQAGLTVSSIKDVTPIPHNGCRPPKARRV, via the coding sequence ATGGCAGAAGAAAAAGAAACTCAAACCACTGCTGCGGAAACAAAAGCCCCCGCAGCTGCAAAAGGCAAAAAGAAAAATGCCAAAGCGCCGGCCTTCGGTGTGGTGCATATTTACTGTTCGTTTAACAACACCATTGTAACGGTGTCTGACGATAAAGGTAACACCATCGCTTGGTCTACCGCCGGTTCTCACGGTTTTAAGGGTACCAAAAAGAGCACGCCGTTTGCTGCTCAGATTACCTGCAATAAAGCCGCTGAAAAAGCCGTTGCATTAGGAATGCGCGAAGTGGCCGTAAAAGTATGCGGCCCGGGTCAAGGACGTGAAACGGCAGTTCGTGCTGTACAACAAGCCGGACTGACAGTTTCTTCCATTAAAGATGTAACCCCCATCCCGCATAACGGATGCAGACCCCCTAAAGCACGGAGAGTATAA
- the rpsM gene encoding 30S ribosomal protein S13, which translates to MARVAGIDLPKNKRIDVALEYIYGIGKKNAKEVLAKLDGQIDPATRVKDLTEQQAGLLNTILQKEYKVEGELRREVAQNIHRFIEIGSYRGQRHRRNLPVRGQRTKTNSRTRRGRRKTVGSKAAAK; encoded by the coding sequence ATGGCTAGAGTCGCAGGTATTGATTTACCGAAAAATAAAAGAATTGATGTAGCGTTGGAATATATTTACGGCATCGGCAAGAAAAACGCCAAAGAAGTGCTTGCTAAATTGGATGGCCAAATTGACCCCGCTACCCGCGTCAAAGACCTCACCGAACAACAGGCCGGTCTTTTGAACACCATCTTACAGAAAGAATATAAGGTGGAAGGTGAATTGCGCCGTGAAGTGGCACAAAATATTCACCGCTTTATTGAGATTGGTTCGTACAGAGGCCAACGCCACCGCAGAAATCTGCCCGTGCGTGGTCAACGTACCAAAACCAACAGCCGCACCCGCCGCGGACGCCGCAAAACTGTCGGTTCCAAGGCTGCTGCAAAATAA